In Spea bombifrons isolate aSpeBom1 chromosome 12, aSpeBom1.2.pri, whole genome shotgun sequence, the following proteins share a genomic window:
- the LOC128469804 gene encoding glutamate receptor U1-like, whose amino-acid sequence MKKLITMLAVGAVLSLGYVDSEETKGSLHKEKERAKRQVQKTLTITTILEQPFAMMSGSEMEGFCLDLLTELSQSVGFNYTINVVKDGRYGAKDQDGNWNGMVGEIVKKEADLAVAPLTITSARENVISFTKPFLQTGISILLRKDPSFESSTLFGFLSPFSNETWIGILIAYLITSLCLFLVGRLSPCEWNELSSEENKLTFLNSLWFGVGAFTLQGAEPHPKSVSARIIAVIWWVFSITLLAAYIASFAAFLNIGNEQTTNIQTFEDLVKQRKLEFGTINSSSTFQFFKNNKNPTYRMIYEQMEKNKDRVLVKSFSEGVRRVRETNYAFLGESVMQDLVVAQHCDLARAPEVIAGRGYGIAASLDSPLIKPLTVAILEQIESGNVDYLREKWWENTCSSKGSGGWTPVKPRMLGGIFLILGIGLALGIIVSLMELVCKAKNNANQQKKSCCSAFSEEISQRFKTRKETEESTEKAKP is encoded by the exons ATGAAGAAACTAATCACAATGCTCGCTGTGGGTGCAGTCCTATCCTTGGGTTATGTAG ATTCTGAAGAAACTAAAGGATCCCTGCACAAG gaaaaagaaagagcaaAGAGGCAGGTCCAAAAAACATTGACTATCACCACTATCCTG GAACAACCCTTCGCAATGATGAGCGGATCAGAAATGGAAGGCTTCTGTTTAGACTTGCTTACTGAACTCTCCCAATCTGTGGGCTTTAATTATACTATAAATGTCGTGAAAGATGGACGATATGGGGCCAAAGACCAAGATGGAAACTGGAACGGAATGGTCGGAGAGATTGTTAAAAAG GAAGCTGATTTGGCGGTGGCGCCTTTAACAATTACTTCAGCCAGAGAAAATGTGATATCCTTCACTAAGCCATTCTTGCAAACCGGAATCAGTATACTGCTGAGGAAAGATCCTTCTTTTGAGAGCTCAACACTTTTTGGTTTCTTAAGTCCCTTCAGTAATGAAACATGGATTGGAATACTTATAGCTTACTTAATCACCAGCCTCTGCCTGTTCCTTGTTGGCAG GCTAAGCCCTTGTGAATGGAATGAACTTTCCAGTGAAGAGAACAAACTCACCTTTCTAAACAGCCTGTGGTTTGGAGTGGGTGCTTTTACTCTTCAAG GTGCTGAACCCCATCCAAAATCTGTTTCTGCCCGTATTATAGCAGTCATCTGGTGGGTGTTTTCCATTACCCTCTTGGCTGCTTACATTGCCAGCTTTGCTGCGTTTCTGAACATCGGCAATGAACAAACCACAAACATCCAAACCTTTGAAGACCTTGTCAAACAAAGAAAACTTGAATTTGGGACAATCAACAGCTCCTCTACTTTCCAGTTTTTCAAG AATAATAAGAACCCAACCTACCGAATGATTTATGaacaaatggagaaaaataaGGATCGTGTTCTTGTAAAGTCTTTCTCTGAAGGAGTGAGACGTGTGAGAGAGACAAACTATGCCTTCCTTGGAGAATCTGTTATGCAGGACCTTGTGGTTGCCCAACATTGTGACCTTGCCCGTGCCCCTGAAGTCATTGCTGGTAGAGGATATGGCATTGCAGCTTCACTAG ATTCTCCACTCATCAAACCTCTGACAGTTGCAATTTTGGAACAAATTGAATCTGGTAATGTAGATTACCTCCGGGAAAAGTGGTGGGAAAACACCTGTTCTTCGAAAGGCAGTGGAGGGTGGACCCCCGTGAAGCCGCGGATGCTGGGTGGAATCTTTCTCATACTCGGAATTGGCCTAGCTTTGGGAATAATTGTGTCGTTGATGGAACTAGTGTGTAAAGCAAAGAATAATGCAAACCAACAgaag AAGTCCTGTTGCTCTGCGTTCTCAGAAGAAATTAGTCAAAGATTCAAAACAAGGAAAGAAACGGAGGAGAGTACAGAAAAGGCGAAACCATAA